The Camelina sativa cultivar DH55 chromosome 14, Cs, whole genome shotgun sequence genome includes a window with the following:
- the LOC109125231 gene encoding wall-associated receptor kinase-like 9 — translation MRLRIAVDIAGALSYLHSAASFPIYHRDIKSTNIMLDEKYRAKVSDFGTSRSVTIDHTHLTTLVAGTVGYVDPEYFQSSQFTDKIDVYSFGVVLVELITGEKPISFLRSDENKTLATYFILAMKDSKLSSIIDARIKDNSNMEQVTAVAKLARRCLNLNENKRPNMREVSTELERIRNSQVQLHNEEDDDAMEIINIGDPWNILTDSSSNITTTSSYRRNIL, via the coding sequence ATGCGTCTACGTATTGCTGTAGATATTGCGGGAGCCCTTTCCTACCTCCACTCAGCGGCATCATTTCCAATTTATCACAGAGACATCAAATCCACAAACATAATGTTGGACGAGAAATATCGTGCCAAAGTGTCTGACTTTGGAACTTCAAGATCGGTAACCATAGACCATACGCATCTCACAACTCTAGTTGCAGGTACAGTAGGTTATGTAGATCCGGAGTATTTTCAATCAAGCCAATTTACAGACAAGATCGATGTTTATAGCTTCGGAGTTGTGCTTGTGGAGCTCATCACAGGGGAGAAACCAATTTCTTTTTTGAGGTCTGACGAAAACAAAACTTTGGCAACTTATTTCATTCTTGCAATGAAAGATTCCAAGCTTTCCAGCATTATTGATGCTCGAATCAAAGATAACAGCAACATGGAACAAGTCACTGCGGTGGCAAAGCTCGCGAGGAGGTGTCTTAACTTGAATGAGAATAAACGGCCAAATATGAGAGAAGTCTCAACGGAATTGGAGAGGATTCGAAATTCACAAGTCCAACTTCATAACGAGGAAGATGATGACGCCATGGAGATCATCAACATAGGGGATCCTTGGAACATTCTTACTGATTCTTCATCCAACATCACCACCACATCTTCATATCGTCGAAACATTTTATGA
- the LOC104740300 gene encoding wall-associated receptor kinase-like 1, protein MKTNTRIFQCILASVFTLLINDSSAATPPPPTNNSSTSCNRTCGGISIPFPFGIGEKNCYVNGWYEVICNPTTSDSNKTVPFLSMINREVVNISLPDSDEPYGLIQIRVPVTSLGCSSNTSQRPQNSLQGLNVTGKGSPYFLTDENRLVAVGCGTKALMTDIESEILGCESSCENSKSGEQVTNSVCTGYKCCQARLPVERPQVITVIIEKNSSGEEERCKVAFLTNKRYSPSNVTEPEQFHSNGNVVVELGWYFVTSDSRFRSLLGCANMSRKGSGSSDDNCSCEYNYFSGMSYRNCYCDYGYAGNPYLRGGCKDTDSCEGNTCGEDAVCVNMPGPMSMCKPKPKITKPANPPVVQGIVIGLSGLFLFVGLFWLFKFAKKRRRIIQSKKFFKRNGGLLLNQQITTTKDGNVEMSKVFSSKELKKATDNFSVNRVLGQGGQGTVYKGMLVDGRIVAVKRSKLVDEDKLEEFINEVVLLSQMNHRNIVKLLGCCLETEVPILVYEYIPNGDLYKRLHDEFDDYTMTWEVRLRIAIETAGALTYMHSAASFPIFHRDIKTTNILLDEKYRAKVSDFGTSRSITIDQTHLTTLVAGTFGYMDPEYFMSSQYTHKSDVYSFGVVLVELITGEKPMSRVRSEEGRGLATDFLEAMKENRAVDIIDIRMKDESKLEQIMAVAKLARKCLNRKGKKRPNMRDVSIELERIRSSPEDLDVHSEIIEDKEEDQLMEINVKDDS, encoded by the exons ATGAAGACAAATACTAGAATCTTCCAATGTATTCTAGCGTCTGTCTTTACTCTGCTCATTAATGACTCATCAGCAGCAACACCTCCACCTCCAACTAACAATTCTTCAACGTCTTGTAACAGAACCTGTGGAGGCATCTCGATCCCGTTCCCATTCGGAATCGGCGAGAAGAATTGTTATGTCAACGGCTGGTACGAGGTTATCTGCAACCCAACCACTTCCGACTCTAACAAAACTGTTCCTTTCCTCTCTATGATCAACCGTGAAGTGGTGAACATCTCTCTCCCAGACAGCGACGAACCTTACGGACTAATTCAAATCAGAGTCCCTGTTACATCTTTGGGTTGTTCTAGTAATACTAGTCAAAGACCCCAAAACTCGCTCCAGGGTTTGAATGTCACAGGAAAGGGCAGCCCATATTTCCTAACCGACGAGAACCGTCTAGTGGCGGTTGGTTGCGGTACAAAGGCGTTGATGACGGATATAGAATCAGAGATATTAGGTTGTGAATCGAGCTGCGAAAACAGTAAGAGTGGTGAACAAGTAACAAACTCGGTCTGTACTGGTTACAAATGCTGCCAGGCGAGGCTACCGGTTGAACGTCCTCAGGTTATAACCGTCATTATAGAAAAAAACTccagtggagaagaagagaggtgCAAAGTTGCGTTCTTGACGAACAAGAGGTATTCACCGTCGAATGTTACGGAGCCAGAACAGTTTCATAGCAATGGAAACGTGGTGGTAGAGTTAGGATGGTACTTTGTAACTTCGGACTCTCGTTTTAGGAGCCTCTTGGGTTGCGCAAATATGAGCCGCAAAGGCTCTGGCTCCTCGGATGATAATTGCAGTTGCGAGTATAATTACTTCTCCGGGATGAGTTATAGGAATTGCTATTGCGACTATGGTTACGCAGGGAACCCATACCTTCGAGGTGGCTGCAAAG ATACTGATTCATGCGAAGGAAATACCTGTGGGGAAGATGCTGTTTGTGTTAACATGCCTGGACCGATGTCCATGTGCAAGCCTAAGCCCAAGATAACCAAGCCTGCCAATCCCCCGGTGGTTCAAG GCATTGTTATAGGTTTGTCgggattatttttatttgttgggttATTCTGGCTGTTTAAATTCGCTAAGAAGCGAAGAAGGATCATCCAAAGCAAAAAGTTCTTCAAACGAAATGGAGGCTTGCTGTTGAATCAACAAATAACTACTACAAAGGATGGAAATGTAGAGATGTCAAAGGTGTTCAGTTCAAAAGAGTTGAAAAAAGCCACTGATAACTTTAGTGTGAACAGAGTGCTTGGGCAAGGCGGTCAAGGCACCGTGTACAAGGGAAtgctagtagatgggaggattgttgcggttaaaagatcaaaacttgTTGATGAAGACAAATTGGAAGAGTTTATCAATGAGGTCGTTCTTCTCTCACAAATGAATCACCGCAACATAGTGAAACTCTTGGGATGTTGCTTGGAGACGGAAGTTCCAATCTTAGTATACGAATATATCCCCAATGGAGACTTGTACAAACGGCttcatgatgaatttgatgATTACACGATGACTTGGGAAGTACGTCTTCGCATAGCCATAGAGACGGCAGGAGCTCTTACATACATGCACTCAGCTGCATCGTTTCCAATATTCCACAGAGATATCAAGACGACCAATATACTACTGGATGAGAAATACAGAGCAAAGGTGTCTGATTTCGGAACTTCAAGATCCATAACTATTGATCAAACTCACTTGACAACATTAGTTGCGGGAACGTTCGGGTACATGGATCCAGAGTACTTCATGTCGAGCCAATACACTCACAAAAGcgatgtttatagttttgggGTTGTGTTGGTGGAGCTCATAACTGGAGAAAAACCAATGTCACGTGTCCGGTCTGAGGAAGGCAGAGGTTTGGCAACTGATTTCCTAGAGGCAATGAAAGAGAACAGAGCTGTTGACATAATTGATATTAGGATGAAAGACGAAAGCAAGCTGGAGCAAATAATGGCGGTAGCAAAACTCGCCCGAAAATGTCTTAACCGGAAAGGGAAGAAGCGGCCAAACATGAGAGACGTTTCAATCGAGCTAGAGAGGATCCGTTCATCACCCGAAGATTTAGATGTCCACTCCGAAATAATCGAAGACAAAGAGGAGGATCAACTCATGGAAATCAACGTAAAAGATGATTCTTGA
- the LOC104740295 gene encoding wall-associated receptor kinase-like 22, with product MLFEVSTVTGKVVQIGNREGFFATAQDLTILSSCQSHCGGIAIPYPFGIGKGCYLNNNEWYEVIYNQISGKPVPILNSINRELVDISLPDEESSNSFGLIRIKNPVTSLGCSSMEELSLALNVTGRPFFLTGRNTLVAVGCNNKVLMTDVKSHIGGCESTCDVGSGQRGQNISCDGYRCCQAKIPSDRLQQIGIKIESLGGNTTKPAGCRVAFLTDEAYSPSNITEPELFYDKGFATVELGWFIYRLRNMSVDTGCYSIIEGTSGWGYSNYESCICRYGKYLERSYRNYMCNGGYRGNPYLSSGCIDIDECEEAKAEGRNPCGKGYDCENIRGNLTCRKKGKTLAIILGISLGFGLLVIAIGAWCLYKFIRKQREMKRKKFLELNGGLLLQENFMSNEGNVKKTRVSISKELEKATENCGGKHGDEVSELE from the exons ATGTTGTTTGAAGTTTCAACCGTTACAGGCAAGGTGGTCCAAATAGGCAACCGTGAAGGTTTCTTCG CAACGGCTCAAGATCTCACAATCTTGAGTTCTTGTCAAAGCCATTGCGGGGGAATAGCAATTCCTTATCCCTTTGGAATTGGTAAAGGTTGCTATCTCAACAACAACGAGTGGTATGAAGTTATCTATAATCAAATCTCAGGAAAACCTGTGCCCATTCTTAATAGTATCAACAGAGAGCTGGTAGATATCTCTCTCCCGGACGAGGAGTCAAGCAATTCCTTTGGGCTAATCCGAATCAAGAACCCGGTAACTTCATTAGGTTGTTCCAGTATGGAAGAACTCAGCTTGGCTTTGAATGTGACTGGAAGACCATTCTTCCTCACCGGCCGTAATACTCTAGTAGCAGTTGGTTGTAACAACAAGGTCTTGATGACGGATGTTAAGTCACATATTGGAGGATGTGAATCTACCTGTGACGTGGGGTCTGGCCAGAGAGGACAGAACATAAGCTGCGACGGCTACAGATGTTGCCAAGCGAAGATACCCTCTGACCGTCTGCAACAGATTGGCATCAAGATAGAGAGCCTTGGTGGTAACACAACGAAAccagctggatgcagagttgcTTTCTTGACAGACGAGGCATATTCTCCTTCAAATATAACCGAACCAGAGTTGTTTTACGACAAGGGATTTGCGACGGTGGAGTTAGGTTGGTTCATATATAGATTACGCAATATGTCCGTTGATACTGGTTGTTATTCCATTATCGAGGGTACAAGTGGTTGGGGTTACAGTAACTATGAAAGTTGCATTTGTAGATATGGTAAGTATTTAGAGCGAAGCTATAGAAACTACATGTGTAACGGTGGTTACAGAGGCAACCCATATCTCTCGAGTGGATGTATAG ATATTGATGAGTGTGAAGAGGCCAAAGCTGAAGGGCGCAACCCATGTGGGAAAGGGTATGACTGTGAGAATATCCGGGGAAACTTAACTTGTCGCAAAAAAGGCAAAACACTAGCCATCATTCTTG GTATTAGTCTAGGCTTTGGCTTGTTGGTTATAGCCATTGGAGCATGGTGCTTGTATAAGTTTATCAGAAAGCAAAGGGAGATGAAGCGGAAGAAGTTCCTTGAGCTTAATGGAGGACTATTGTTGCAAGAAAACTTTATGTCGAACGAAGGCAACGTTAAGAAGACAAGAGTGTCCATCTCGAAAGAATTGGAGAAAGCCACAGAAAACTGCGGTGGCAAACATGGCGACGAGGTGTCTGAACTTGAGTAG
- the LOC104740296 gene encoding uncharacterized protein LOC104740296, which produces MAKASSTLFACSCSASARFSLFRPSESLKPSVPSARFAVPLAMAASAATATKLAPAVIVGGGRVGRALQEMGNGEDLLVKREEAVPVDFEGPILVCTRNDDLDAVLEATPQSRWKDLVFFQNGMMEPWFESKGLGDTDQVLAYFAVSKLGEPPVDGKTDTNPEGLTAAYGKWASEVAARLESGGLSCKVLDKEAFQKQMLEKLIWICAFMLVGARHPGASVGMVEKEHRDEVSRLIQELAAAAAAEKGLTFEENMVERLCAYSRAVSHFPTAVKEFKWRNGWFYLLSEKAVAQGKLDPCPLHTEWLKELKVI; this is translated from the exons ATGGCTAAAGCCAGCAGCACTCTGTTTGCTTGTTCCTGCTCCGCTTCAGCTCGTTTCTCTCTCTTCCGACCCTCTGAATCTCTTAAACCCTCTGTTCCGAGTGCGAGATTCGCCGTCCCATTGGCTATGGCTGCCTCTGCTGCAACCGCTACAAAGCTGGCTCCAGCCGTGATTGTGGGTGGCGGAAGAGTCGGGAGAGCGTTGCAGGAAATGGGTAATGGCGAGGATTTGTtggtgaagagagaagaagcagtTCCGGTTGATTTTGAAGGACCCATTTTGGTTTGTACTAGGAATGATGATCTCGATGCTGTTCTTGAAGCTACTCCCCAGTCTAGATGGAAAG ATTTGGTCTTCTTCCAAAATGGAATGATGGAGCCGTGGTTTGAGAGCAAAGGTTTGGGTGATACAGACCAAGTGTTGGCCTATTTTGCTGTGTCAAAGCTCGGCGAGCCTCCAGTGGATGGGAAGACTGACACTAATCCAGAAGGTTTAACTGCTGCTTATGGGAAATGGGCTTCAGAGGTAGCTGCAAGATTGGAATCTGGTGGCCTCTCTTGCAAG GTACTTGACAAGGAAGCTTTTCAGAAGCAAATGTTGGAGAAACTCATTTGGATTTGTGCATTTATGCTTGTTGGAGCTCGTCATCCAGGTGCAAGTGTTGGCATGGTGGAGAAAGAACATAGAGATGAA GTGTCGAGACTCATCCAAGAACTTGCAGCAGCTGCTGCAGCAGAAAAAGGACTAACCTTTGAAGAGAATATGGTGGAGAGACTATGTGCTTACTCGCGAGCTGTTTCTCATTTCCCGACTGCTGTTAAAGAG TTTAAATGGAGGAATGGTTGGTTTTATTTGCTCTCAGAGAAGGCGGTTGCACAAGGGAAACTGGATCCCTGTCCCCTCCATACTGAGTGGCTTAAAGAGCTTAAAGTGATATAG
- the LOC104740294 gene encoding tubby-like protein 8, with protein sequence MAGSGKENDLLGENKENVDTFSGSVSVKKGEDKENVSPEKSSTSVETRKQDRALKSQSMKGNSGFPAEVTNFKSFSTGGRTALKQTSLQACMQMNSDVDKGSVGMKTWTSVDSEHSSSLKVWEFSDSEAAPASSWSTLPNRTLLCKTLPLDVGRCTCLIVKEQSPEGLRDGSVYSLYTHEGRGRKDRKLAMAYHRRRNGKSVFRVAQNAKGLLCSSDESYVGSMTANLMGSKYYIWDKGVRVSPVGKLVKPLLSVVIFTPTIATWTGSYRRMRAILPKQQPVQKNNNKPVQQVSKLPLDWIENKEKVQKLCSKIPHYNKITKQHELDYRDRGRTGLRIQSSVKNFQLTLTENPRQTIIQMGRVDKAKYVIDFRYPSSGYQAFCICLASIDSKLCCTV encoded by the exons atggcTGGTTCAGGGAAAGAGAATGATTTGTTAGGCGAAAATAAGGAAAACGTGGACACTTTCTCAGGTTCTGTCTCCGTTAAGAAAGGAGAGGATAAAGAGAATGTCTCGCCGGAGAAAAGCTCGACCTCTGTGGAAACTCGGAAACAAGATCGAGCTCTGAAGTCTCAATCGATGAAGGGCAATTCTGGGTTTCCCGCGGAAGTTACAAATTTCAAGTCTTTCTCAACGGGTGGTCGAACGGCTCTGAAGCAGACATCGCTGCAAGCGTGTATGCAGATGAACAGTGACGTCGATAAGGGTAGTGTTGGAATGAAAACTTGGACTAGTGTTGATTCTGAGCATTCTAGTTCGTTGAAAGTGTGGGAGTTTTCGGATTCCGAAGCTGCACCTGCTTCCTCTTGGTCTACTTTGCCCAACAG GACGTTGTTGTGCAAGACACTACCTTTGGATGTGGGTAGATGCACCTGTCTGATTGTAAAAGAACAATCACCAGAAGGCTTACGGGACGGATCTGTATATTCTCTTTACACACAT GAAGGTCGGGGGCGAAAAGACCGGAAGCTGGCAATGGCTTACCATAGGAGGCGTAACGGGAAATCTGTATTTAGGGTGGCACAGAATGCTAAGGGATTGTTGTGCAGTTCGGATGAAAGTTATGTCGGTTCTATGACGGCTAATCTCATGGGTTCCAAGTACTACATATGGGATAAG GGAGTTCGAGTGAGTCCTGTAGGTAAATTGGTGAAGCCGCTTCTTTCGGTTGTAAT ATTTACACCCACCATAGCTACTTGGACAGGGAGCTACAGAAGAATGAGAGCTATCCTACCAAAGCAGCAGCCAGTGCAGAAGAACAACAATAAGCCG GTCCAACAGGTAAGTAAACTACCACTTGATTGGATTGAGAATAAGGAAAAAGTTCAGAAGCTATGCTCAAAGATACCACATTACAACAAA ATCACCAAACAGCATGAGTTAGACTACAGAGACAGAGGAAGAACAGGACTGAGAATACAAAGCTCAGTGAAGAACTTTCAGCTCACACTCACG GAAAATCCAAGGCAAACAATAATTCAAATGGGAAGAGTGGACAAAGCAAAATATGTAATCGATTTCAG GTATCCATCTTCTGGCTACCAAGCATTCTGCATTTGCTTGGCTTCCATTGATTCCAAGCTTTGTTGTACTGTTTAA
- the LOC104740293 gene encoding AP2-like ethylene-responsive transcription factor At1g16060, producing the protein MYIAVEVSPVMEEITQKSKKTSVEIDESAGPVVIKAKRKRRSQPREAPPQRSSVHRGVTRHRWTGRYEAHLWDKNSWNETQTKKGRQVYLGAYDEEDAAARAYDLAALKYWGRDTILNFPLCNYEEDIEEMESQSKEEYIGSLRRKSSGFSRGVSKYRGVAKHHHNGRWEARIGRVFGNKYLYLGTYATQEEAAIAYDIAAIEYRGLNAVTNFDISRYLKLPAPENLTDAANQPLEEIPQSDLSPFINPTNHESELSQSQSSSEDNDDRKTKLLKSSPLNAEEVIGPSTPPEIVPPRRSFPEDIQTYFGCQNSGKLTTEEDDVIFGGLDSFLTPDFYSELDGC; encoded by the exons atgtACATCGCCGTCGAAGTATCTCCGGTAATGGAAGAGATCACACAGAAGAGCAAGAAGACTTCCGTTGAGATCGATGAGTCAGCAGGGCCAGTAGTCATTAAAGCTAAACGTAAACGCCGATCGCAACCACGAGAAGCTCCTCCCCAACGCAGCTCCGTCCATAGAGGCGTCAccag GCATCGATGGACTGGAAGGTACGAAGCACATTTGTGGGATAAGAATAGTTGGAACGAGACTCAAACCAAAAAAGGAAGACAAG TATATTTAG GTGCATATGACGAAGAAGATGCAGCAGCACGTGCCTACGACTTAGCAGCATTGAAATATTGGGGACGAGACACCATCTTGAACTTCCCT TTGTGTAATTATGAAGAAGACATCGAAGAAATGGAAAGCCAGTCAAAGGAAGAGTACATTGGATCTTTGAGAag GAAAAGTAGTGGGTTTTCACGTGGTGTGTCAAAATATAGAGGCGTTGCAAA GCATCACCATAATGGGAGATGGGAAGCTCGAATTGGAAGAGTGTTTGGCAACAAATATCTATATCTTGGAACCTACG CTACACAAGAAGAAGCGGCCATAGCGTATGATATAGCAGCAATCGAGTACCGTGGACTTAACGCCGTTACTAACTTCGATATCAGCCGTTATCTGAAACTCCCGGCGCCGGAGAACCTTACCGACGCCGCGAATCAACCCCTGGAGGAGATCCCGCAGTCTGATCTCAGCCCGTTTATAAACCCAACAAACCACGAGTCGGAGTTATCACAGAGCCAATCTTCGTCAGAGGACAACGATGATCGGAAAACAAAGCTCTTAAAGTCGTCACCTTTGAATGCAGAAGAGGTGATCGGACCATCGACGCCTCCGGAGATTGTTCCGCCTCGCCGGAGCTTCCCGGAAGATATACAGACGTATTTCGGGTGTCAAAACTCCGGCAAGTTAACGACGGAGGAAGATGACGTGATCTTCGGTGGTTTAGATTCGTTCCTTACGCCTGATTTCTACAGTGAGTTAGATGGTTGCTAA
- the LOC104740297 gene encoding wall-associated receptor kinase-like 22 encodes MSRKRVSISSLISLLILLIHGSNTATAQDLTILSSCQSHCGGITIPYPFGIGKDCYLNKDDWYEVLCNGTSRNPLPILKRINRQLVNISLPDEFSGDSFGLIRIKNSITSLGCSNMEEVNMTLNVTGSPFFITGRNTLVAVGCNNKALMTDVKPHIGGCESTCDVGSGQTGQNTSCDGYRCCQAKIPSDRLQQIGIKIESLDGNTTKSVGCRVGFLTDEAYSPSNVTEPELFYDKGYATVELGWFIDTVHNMSVDTGVCYPIIESRSGWSSSNYKSCICSYGTYLERSYRSCICNSGYRGNPYLSSGCIDIDECEEAKTEGRSRCGEGYDCENIPGNFRCTSKTLAIILGISLGFGLLVSAIEAWWLYKFIRKQREIKRKKKFFKRNGGLLLQQQLFSNEGNVERTRVFSSKELEKATEKFSVNRVLGQDGQGTVYKGMLVDGRIVAVKKSKVVDEDKLEEFINEVVILSQINHRNIVKLLECCLETDVPILVYEFIPNGNLFEHLHHEDESDDYTMATW; translated from the exons atGAGCAGAAAGAGAGTTTCGATATCTAGCCTGATCTCGCTTCTGATTCTGCTGATCCATGGTTCGAATACAGCAACGGCTCAAGATCTTACAATCCTGAGTTCTTGTCAAAGCCATTGCGGGGGAATAACAATTCCTTATCCCTTTGGAATTGGTAAAGATTGCTATCTCAACAAAGACGACTGGTATGAAGTTCTCTGTAACGGAACCTCACGAAACCCTCTGCCCATTCTTAAACGTATCAACAGACAACTGGTGAATATCTCTCTTCCGGACGAGTTCTCAGGCGATTCCTTTGGACTAATCCGAATCAAGAATTCGATAACTTCATTAGGTTGTTCCAATATGGAAGAAGTCAACATGACTTTGAACGTGACCGGAAGCCCATTCTTCATCACCGGTCGCAATACTCTAGTAGCAGTTGGTTGTAACAACAAGGCCTTGATGACGGATGTTAAGCCACATATTGGAGGATGCGAGTCTACCTGTGACGTGGGGTCTGGCCAGACAGGACAGAACACAAGCTGCGACGGCTACAGATGTTGCCAAGCGAAGATACCCTCTGACCGTCTGCAACAGATTGGAATCAAGATTGAGAGCCTTGATGGTAACACAACGAAATCAGTTGGATGTAGAGTTGGTTTCTTGACAGACGAGGCATATTCTCCTTCAAATGTAACCGAGCCAGAGTTGTTTTATGACAAGGGGTATGCAACGGTGGAGTTAGGTTGGTTCATCGATACGGTACACAATATGTCCGTTGATACTGGTGTTTGCTATCCAATTATCGAGAGTAGAAGCGGTTGGAGTTCCAGTAACTATAAAAGTTGCATTTGTAGTTATGGCACGTATTTAGAGCGAAGCTATAGAAGTTGCATATGTAACAGTGGTTACAGAGGCAATCCATATCTCTCGAGTGGATGTATAG ATATTGATGAGTGTGAAGAAGCCAAAACTGAAGGGCGCAGCCGTTGTGGGGAAGGGTACGACTGTGAGAATATCCCAGGAAACTTTAGATGTACATCAAAAACACTAGCCATTATTCTTG GTATTAGTCTCGGCTTTGGCTTGTTGGTTTCAGCCATTGAAGCATGGTGGTTGTATAAGTTTATCAGAAAGCAAAGGGAGATAAAGCGGAAGAAGAAGTTCTTTAAGCGTAATGGAGGACTATTGTTGCAACAACAATTGTTTTCCAACGAAGGAAACGTTGAGAGGACAAGAGTGTTCAGCTCGAAAGAATTGGAGAAAGCCACAGAAAAATTCAGTGTAAACCGTGTGCTTGGTCAGGACGGTCAAGGAACCGTATACAAGGGAATGCTCGTTGATGGTAGAATAGTAGCTGTTAAAAAATCCAAAGTTGTGGATGAAGACAAGCTGGAAGAGTTCATTAATGAGGTTGTGATTCTTTCACAGATCAACCATAGAAACATCGTGAAACTTTTGGAATGCTGCCTTGAAACAGACGTTCCTATTTTGGTGTACGAGTTCATTCCCAATGGAAACCTTTTCGAGCATCTCCATCACGAAGATGAGTCTGATGATTACACAATGGCCACTTGGTAA